The Solanum pennellii chromosome 7, SPENNV200 DNA segment aaaattgaaagatttaATCAATTCTATCTTGATACAGTAAGTGATTAGGTaatttaagataaatatttttataagaatgatcaactaatataatacatgaaaaatatattttaaaatcaatatcCCATAAATCTAATCATTAAGCATAATTAACCGCTCAATTCACTCGATAAACAACCCTACCCCACATTGACCCAAACTTTAGATATGTTTGTCCAGGCAGTCCTATATTTCTCCCTCTCACACACATAGTAAGTTTATTCCTTTTAAACTTAATCTTTGTTACAAAGTTTTTATTAATAACACTTGTTCAATTTAAActcatatttatattgaaaaaataattttcgcTCACTTCTTCGGGCTTGCTGCAGcaacaaaaacataacaacaactattattattattattattactattattattattattaaatactaCTTTAATttacatcataaaatatttatacattagaACTCAGaagaacataaatatcaatCAACTTGAATATGTTTAACTAATTCTACTATTACTTATCTCACATTAGATGTGGgataaatgatttaaatttttagtcTAATATTCTTAATACATGTAAGGcaataattaaattttggtCAAATAACACGCATGAAGTAAAATAAGAGAAGAAATAATTGATATGACATAATAAgattaaattatcaaaatagcTAACCACAACTCACAAGCATAATACTCCTTTCCTCCCAAAATACttgtataaattttaattaatatttaaaatatacttttataatactttttttaatataatctttaaaatataagttaACTCAATCTAATTtacctaaaaaaaatcaatcaaattaaatttgaagaaaaaaaagatggtTGACAAGTATTGTGCAAGGgatgataataattaatttggcTTTAATTAGCTTCAAAGATTTCTTTTAATTAGGTCAAAGGTAGCTACCAATCACCAACTTAAGAACTGattattaataatttcaaataaatctCACGGTTATTATAAAATTGTTACATCTATATAAATCACAGCCTGTAACGTTAGAGGAATACTCCGTCCCTTTTTATTAGTGGTCATAAAATGGGATCtcaaaattctatatttattggtcaccaataaaataaaataaaatacatttttttaactgatgaataatatatagatataataCTATAAATACTTTTAGattatatttatagtttttgtatatatatatatatttaaatttgtataaaataaaataaatagattatATATCTAAAATACCATACAAGATATAAGTATTGAAAAACGTAAATATAAAATGAGGTTAAGTCAAAATGACGATACGAAGTATAATATATTGAATAACAGAATATATTCAAAGCTTATTtgttaattaacaaaaataaaaataataataataaagttagTTGAAAAAAATCAGGTGCCGTTCAATGGAGCTATAAATTCTTAGCCAAACACTTTTTTCACGATTTAGTTGTAGggttgttattgttgctgcCATTATTGTTCTTCTTGTTGCTCGTTCAAagccacaaaaaaaaaatttaaaaattaaaaaaaaattgttccttCTTTGTTAATTTTCAGTTCAGATACGTAAAAGTAAAGCTGGCTAGTAGAAGGTTAGatctttgaattttgttttcctttttttgtttttcttttggtaGGATGAATGAGAAGTTTGATTAATTGggatttgtttgtttttatggTTTTGAAGGTGTGTATTTTGATTGAAATGAGTTGTTATTGGGTAGAAATAGATtttgaggattcatatagcggATTCCATCTTGTTTGGGATTTAGGCGTAGTAGAGTAATAGTAATTGTTGATGGTGTATTGATATGTTTTCTGTGATTTGATGCTGTTGTTTACAAATATAATTGGAAAACCATGGTATACAATCCAAACATTTGCTATTACTTGAATTGAAGATGTTAGAAGAATTTACGAGTTTGATATAGATGTTAACTGGGTTGAAATTGGTCAAAACCGTGTAGAATAGATtttgaggattcatatagcagATCTCCGATTTGTTTGGCATTTAGgcatagtagtaataatagttgttgttgttgtggaaGATGTTGTATTCATATGGTTCTTGAGCTTTGAAGTTGTTGTCTAGTAATTTAATCTGGAAAACCATGGTATACAATTCATACTTTTGCTATTACTAGGATTGAAGATATTAGAAGATTTTTGAGTTTGAAGATGTGGATTTTGTAATAATGTTAACTGGATAGAAATTGGGTAGAATAGGTTTTGAGGATACATATAGTGGATCCCAACTTATTTGGGATTTAGGCGTAGTAGTGGTAGTAATagtagtttttcttttttttttttttgatgaccGTGGTGTCTGGACCAGCAGAAGCAGTAGCCACTGATGGTGTATTGATATGTTTTCTGGGCTTTGATGTTGTTGGAGATGTCAGAAgaattgtttattttgatatcGATGTTGAATGGATTGAACTTGGTCAAAATGGAGTAGAAAAGATTTTGCGGATTCATATAGGGACCCCAGCTAGTTTGGGAGTTAGGTTTGGTAGTAGAAGTTGTTGATGTAGTATTGATATATTTCTTGGGCTTTGATGTTGTTGTCTAGTAATTTAATCTAGATAATCATGATATACAATTAAACTTTTGCTATTACTTGAATTGGAGATGTTAGAAGACTTTATAGGAAGTGGTTGTTGTTTGATTTCTTGGTGCGCTAAATGCGGCCATGCCTTGTactgttatttaatttttttttggcaaaaaataCGTGTAGAATCACTCTCGTTTGGTAATTTATGTGGAAACCTCTTTTGCTGAACTCTGATTTGTTTCCAATCTTGAATTATACTGGCAAGATATGCCTACCTTAAAGAACCATATTCAATGTTCTATGGATCTGAGTCTGAGATTTATATCTGCCTTCGTGAAGTTCTACTccatttgattttattttgtattggAATGAAAATAATTGAGGGTTCCTTGAGCCAAGGGATATCAGAAACGACCTCTACCTCCCACGGTAGGGTAAGCTCTGTGTACACTCCTCCTTGACCACTCTCCAGACTCCACTTGTGAAATTACATTGGGTATGGTGTTGTGATGAAAATGATTGAGGATACCTGGTGTCTATTACATGAATTTAGAGAACTAAAGGAAAAGGGAATAGGGATCTGTAAGTAGCATacataatcaaatattttatttcattagacCATATAGATTTTGAACTTTCTGACATGGTATATTGCTCATCTCTTGATTTTAATCCTTTGTTCATCACAGTTtcggtttatttattttttcctttttaacaGGTTGGTATCTTTGGGGCATAGCTATCATTGGGTTCATTTAGATTTTGACAAACTTCTTCAAGTCTGGCCGCTATAAAAACTTCCAGCTTCTCTCGCACCTCTAAGTGGGTGTGGGGCAAGAACGAGGGGGTGATTTTACTATGTGTTTTGAGGAGATCAAGATCATCACATATCTGGAGATTGTGCCGTGTCTCAGCAGGGCTCACACTTGATTATGGCTAAGATTGCCCTGTGCTAAGTCCTTCAGTCATGTGACCTTATTTTGCTGAAATTCTACAGATTACcagtttagaaaaatattagaatattaGAGCTCTTCAATATCTCGAAAGTGATTAAATCTCATGTGAAcccaatttctttttcttttttaaagatGTTTAAGTTTTCATGCTTCCCAGCTCACATCCATTCCCACAGGCAAAAggttagaaaataaatattttggatGTTATGCACATATTACTTTTCCTTGCTtgcataattttaaaatgttgcTGATTCTACGTTCCTCTACAATCAGAAAACAGTTCAACTATCTGCTGAAGCAATGCATAAAAGACTTGAAGATTGTTCACAGAATCACACCATGAAGGATTTTGCTTACTTGTCCACAACTAGTGCATCATGTGCGGCGGATGGAGATGCTCTCGAGAACTATGCAGATCATGCTTCAGATTCTTCTCGCTTAGAGCATGATTATAAATCTGAGGAATTAAAGAGCAAATCTAATACTGAATGTGAAGTCATACATAACAATGCACATATGAGGAAAAGTTTATCTTTGGGTAGTAGTATACATTTGGATGGAAGAGTTGCCAGTGGCAATAACTCAGAGCATGAGAGTGGTAGATATTCTTGTTATGAATCAGATGATCAATGCGGATCAACAACTGCAGATGATGGGAAGGAATTTAACTTGGTTGGTTTATTTCACAAAGCTGGACCCTCTGATTCTGTTCAAATTGGAGATGCAAAAGAGTCAGAAAAAGAGGGACAGGAGAACTATGAGGTTCAGTTGTCTAGTGCAAATGAGTCTGGTGACTGTTCACCTCGTACTTCTCCTTGTATTGTAAAATCAAGTTCATTGCCTAACATTCATTCCCCAGGTCGACAATTTATCCTCAACTGCCATCGCTCCAGATCTGCTGAGGACTTGAATATTTTAGATGCAAGACGGAAAGAACATTTTGTGGATGAGGTAGCAAACAAGGTGATGAAACATGAAAAGGAAGATAGTTTACATAATAATGGAAAAGGTTATGATGAAACCCCACCGGATGAGAATTTTGATACAGATAACTATGTTGGCTCAGCCAAAGACTGGATACTACCTGGGATGGATGAGGTTAACATGAAGAGGCATGTTAATGGAGAATCTACATTTTTCCGATGGAATGAACTGACAGGCAATGATTTTAAGACAAAACGTATTGAGGAGTGGGTTACAGACCTTCAGCATTGCGGCAGATTTGAAGAAACAGATGACTTTTCTGTTCCTGAGAATGGACCTGAAGTGCAAAAAGGTAAAGCTTTCTTGGATGCTTCTCCTGTTGCAAAGTTGGATGGTCAGGTCATACCTGGTGCAGAAAGTATAAAGAAATATATCTCTTCATTGAGTGCCAATGCCACATCAGCTCAGATGATAAATCATGGGTTGGTTGTGATTCCATTTATCAGTGCTTTTGTGAGTTTGAGAGCACTTAACTTATCAGGGAATTCCATAGGTTTGTATCTCATACATTCTATTCCGCTGGCTTGAGTTCACTTTCTCCTGCTCTCCAAGTCTTCATTTAATTAGAACTGACGGTTTATTTTCTCGCTTCTATTTTTTTCCCAGTGAGGATAACTGCTGGTGCTCTCCCTCGAGGGCTTCATATTCTGAATTTGTCCAGGAACAGTATCGCAGTTATTGAAGGATTGCGTGAACTTACACGACTTCGTGTTCTTGATCTGAGCTACAATCGACTAGTGAGGATTGGACATGGTATGATTTTTTTCAAGATGCACTGCGACTGTTGCTAGACTTCCTTGATGTAGACATCATTTATCTCTTGAAGTCCTAATAACTGGTCATTAAGTTAATAGAGAAAGTTCTTTATTCGTCTAAGTGAATGAATATGCAACTTTTTAGAAATTTTCCACTTGAAAGGATGCTTTGCAGTTTGAGGAACTTCAAAGGAATAGTTCTAAAATCATGATGAGTGAAGAAACCTATAACCCATATGAACTTGACAAGTCTTGTTAGTTGTATGTTATGCATAACCTCCCAGAGCTGGTGCAGTAACAACTCTATTTGaatgttaaaataaattgaaaatgcCTTACAAGTTTAGCCACATTTATAGCGTGACTTAGCTGGTTCTTTGCTAAATCATCTTTGTTTTGTGGATTTTCTTAAgacttgacttttttttttctttagagtGTTCTTGCAATTAATATACATTTCTGTGAAAGAAAGAACTTAGAGTTGATGCTTTGATCCATTTACTAAAATCTTCTTTGTTCTGTCAGTAATCAAAGTTGGCAATTCAACttaataaagttaaattaatatCTTACTAGCTAGCTATATACTGCTTCCATATCAAATTAGTTGCAAACCATCCCTTTTCAGGTCATCTAAAGTACTGGCCACTTTGCTAGTGAACAGAACAGTACATATTCTACAACAGAACAAGTCAGATATGCCATAGGATCAGTTATTTACTTCTATATACTGTTTTCTTCTCCTCGTTTTTTTATCAATACACTCAAAAAGTACGTAAGAGAATATCATTAACcctcttttttaattataaaatccTCCGAACTCATTGTCACCTAGTTCAGAATGAACagtttaattttctttcaagTTGGTGAAGATTCTCTAATTTATGGCCTCTTCTGTGTGGTACATTATTACCTATACAAATAACAATGTATTGTTGACCTCTCTTCTTATCCAGTGTGTTGAGTCAAATATATCCGTTCAAAGTCGGTGGGAGAGGCGATATTATTTCTCCATATGTTAGCTTTAAGTTACCTTTGTTTGGTTTATCCAGATTAAATGTCCTTTAAGTTAGCTTCAAGTAATGTTAGCTAAATAGATTGTAATTGAGCTAAATTACTTCTCCTATGGACAATTTGGCCTGTAGGTCTTGCTTCATGTTCTTCCTTGAAAGAGCTGTACCTAGCTGGGAATAAAATCAGTGAGGTTGAGGGTCTTCACCGCCTCCTAAAATTGAATGTCCTGGATTTGAGATTCAACAAAATATCTACAGCCAAATGCTTGGGCCAACTTGCAGCTAATTATGGTTCTTTACAAGCAATCAGCCTGGAAGGGAACCCTGCCCAGAAGAATGTTGGTGATGAACAACTGAAAAAGAATCTTCAAGGCCTTCTTCCGAATCTCATTTACTTCAACAGAAAACCCGTCAAGGTGAAGGACACAGCAGACAGATCTGCTAGATTAGCCGTTGGTGCTCATCAGCTCGATCGAGGTCTCAAGCCGGTCAAGGCTATGCGGAAGGCAAGCCATGGTGTTGTCACACACAAAGCATCATCTTCATCAACCCATGGTCGTAAAAGTCAAAAAGTGACCTCAACAAAACCATCCAAAAGTAGACCCACTGCCCGCCTGCCCCCTATTGGAACTAAAACTACTACACGGCCACAGGTCTATGACTTCAGCAGCAAACTTCTTAGCTTCAGTCCTGACCTGTCTATGCGCAGGACCCGGAGTGAGGGAACACTTGGTGTGATTTGAGGATCACAGTATTTAACTTAAGATACTTTAACGTGGTCCTCCTGTTTCAGTGTTTGAACTAGTATTTTAATTAGGGAAACCCTATCCCTTTAGTTTTAGTTTCCCAGGAAGATCAGCAAGGCAGCCTGCACTTGCAAACTTCAGTCGACTTGTGCCTTTATTTCAGTTCTATGCTTTAGCTGTTATtgaatttctatgttttaaGGACAATATAGTTGTGTGGTAGTATTTGCTTGCCTCATATGTCCATAACAGTTTCATATTTCTTGAATCATCTTTCTGGATACAATAAGAAGTGCATTGTTTCCCAAATTGGATGTTGAGGTGTGGTTGTTTTATCTTGAGCCGAGGGGTCTATTGGAAACAATATCTTCCGCCTTCACAAGATAGGGGTAAAGTTTCGTATTTACTACCCTCTCTAGATCCACATTCTGCGTGAAATGTTGAATGTTTTGGTCAAacagactttttttttttttaaaaaaaaagacattctGAAATATAGGGAAAGAACAAAAAACTACTCAAACATTGAcatcatttatgaaattttttagttACGTTACTCCTGGCACTCACTTGTGTCTTAAGAGTAGgtaacaaaaaaagaacaaatccAGGAATAGAGATTTTGACCTTCATTAATACGTTGACTATTAGTTGAGAAACGGAAAAAACATACTATGTGAGTTGTGACAAATACCTGTTGGTCTGATCATTAGACAGATTTTACTAAATTGGAACCCACAAGTTATAACAAGTTTACCTAACTCGTAAATTTATTTATGACTAATtttagataataataataataacatatttaataaaattttattgaacGAGGTTTGAAGAGGTTAGAGTGAACGTATCATTATCATGAAGGGAGAGCatttgttttcaaaagactAAATGCTCAAGTgcataaatatttatgtttttagagtagtagtttcaatttttttgtccaatcaaatatcatcacataaatcgaaataaagaaaaataatcttttgatataaatataaaaatgatttatgACTTTCATCGAATGATTATTGGGTGAAGTGCTTTAATATCCATTTTGGAGTCTTCATTTATCTTGTGATCGTTTTataatttaatgattattggGTGAAGTGCTTTAATATCCATTTTGGAGTCTTCATTTATCTTGTGATcgttttataatttaatttttacaaattgataatatttcagTAACATTTAAAGATATACAATTGAGATTAAAAATGTACCGTTAGATCTCAATTATATgactaaaatagtaaaatatatgtagaaattgccttaaattttcaatcatgtgtgtctaaatttgtttttaactttttgtttttcaaatttcaattattcAACAGTCAAGTTTTTTCTAAATAAGCTCAGGTTTgtaacataaatttcatatgtTAATAAAGAACAGATTCTAATAATCAATTTGCTAAAACAGTAACAAAgctaataaaatcattttatatatttaataattttttcgtGCATATTTAGAGTAGATATTGAAAATTTATGGGACTCGGCAAGACGTTTTGAATTCTAGTTAAGACTCTACAAGATGTATTCGATTTCCGTTAACATTTTTGGAGGCTAATCTAACTCTTAAACCGTAGTTCATACctatatgaatgatattttatttgtttaagacAATTAGAATGTTTCTTCATAATTTGAGAAATATGTCACTAACAACTCTCAAATTAATCTTATACGAGGAATCAATGGAACAACAGATTCATACTTACaatattgatgaataaaattatgtttcttcatattttattggggattgaaattttttttatcactttaaattatattacaagCACTTAGTCCTAGtcatatataataaaacatATAGTAAAAAATCAATCATATGTATctgaatttataaaaaatagaataaaaatataataataatgcatTTTATTGGTCAAAGCTTAATATttgtataagaaaataaaatataaaatgagtatTAATCAAATGGTAACTTAcacaaattttctattttaggaGCTAGTATCTAAGTTCGTGttagtttataatattatatttttttatcatacttTGGACctgagatatatgtatttgtctCCTTCATATATCAATCAATTTCAGGGTACATCCATAATGAACTGTCAAATACATATACACTTAATTAGATATATTGatattaagtatataaaattttaataaaaaaagatctAAAATTACTACTAAATTGTTTTtgacttattattattattattattttaaaaaagacacTTTAACTTTGCTCTTTCCAATACATTTATCTAAACATACCAATTAATATCAAGGTACATGCATAATGAACTATCAAATACACATACACTTAATTAGATATACCGATATAAATTAAGTACATAAAATCTTAACAAGAAAAGATATAAAGTCACTAttcaaattgtttaaattttcaaaaaataaaacgCCTTATTTACAGGTGTCCTATTACCtcacaaaatcatttttaacaattataaattaaaatgtgtcacatacacataattttaaataataattaaatagacaCAAACTTCAATTTATAATACTATTCTTccatatatgatttttaaaggTTTAATAATGAAAGTcatgatttaaaaaaagaaagagagaaaggcataGAAAAATAATAGAGGATGCGAGGTACGAGATTGATGAAAGAGAGACAAAGTTGATTGACATGaaattagaatttgaagagatgtatttttctcaatatacaattaaaagtcttaattaataataagataagtaattatttgaaaacacaaataaaaacaacacatcACTATATGGTaataaagtataattttttttcttaatttaatgtGACAATCGAAATAGATGAAATTTAAGTAGACATATTCCTTGAACCCGCCAAAAAGTAAAGtggagaaaaaaaaggagaggGAAAACAAAAAGGGTAAAAttggaaaaaacaaaaacaaaaaggaaaggaCTCTTGCTACTGCTATTATCTATGGTGTGTCAGTCTGTGTGTCTTCGTGTGGGTTCCAgcagaaaataataaaatatcttacAGGGACTAACTTTGCAATTTATAAAAACATTTGAGGGGCACATTGCAATatttaaaacatcaaaataggggttaaaattgaaattttgaaaacattGCGGGGTTCAAATTGAGAAGGGACAAAATTTTAACAGAGAGAACCCTAATTTTTAATCGTGAACTCAACTCTTCTCTGTTCTCTGTGTTTGAACGCCGACGCCTACACTGTCCCTTTTTTTTTGGTCACTCCAATCGTCGATCACTCATAGCTTTTCTCTCGCTAGACTTTATGTTTATCTCTCTAAACTCTCTTGCGAAGTCTTTCTTCTTTACTGGAACTTTCACGAAGACGATCGGTTTTCTCCGCCGTTACAggtacttttaatttttttcttggaaatcttgaagatcaatttttttttggttgaagaaAGCGGAAACGGGTACCCTTTTCGTTTATCTGATATGGGTTTTttgtatttctaattttttttgatgagttttttgttttttcatcgCTACTCGGTGCAGTTTGACCAGTTTGCGGTGTCGTTGGAAGTGAAGGCATTTGAATCTAATTAGAACTGAAGTGGGTTTTCAATTTTGGGTTCTTTACTGGTTAAGAAGGAGTTACGTCGGTTACTTAGCAATTTTTGAGGTTATTTGGGAAAAGAACAGGAGTTCaggtaaaaattgaaaattggtCGAGGTGGACTGAAAACTGGGTTCCAGTAAGGAGGAATATTCTGGTTATTTGCTGAACATGGGATTTAAGAACAgattaattttaaagaaaacaacTTTCGGCTTGCATGTGTGAGAATTTGCGTTTTGAAAAAACAATCTTTAGTACCAACCTTATTTTGTTGGGGTGGGAAAAACAGTGAAATAGGGGGGAAGATTGGTTCGAGGGCAGGGGTACTGCCTGTTGAGGTGCGTGCACTTATGCCTTCGGTTGGTGGGATGAGAAGAACTACTAGGATTTTTGGGACAAGGGTTTTGAGGTCAGGGCGGAGGTTATCAACTTCATTTGAGGCTAAGCGGGCAAAGCATGGGGATGAGTGGATTGGGCTTCTTGACAATgtaggtggtggtggtggtgctgCTGCTGATGCCACTAGGTGCAAGAAAAAGGGGTGGCTTAAGAAGGAAGTTGCTTTGAACCTTGAAGCTGACGAAATGAATATTGATGCAGATAGTAAGTCTATGGATGAACAGGAGACACTAGAGGCACCTGTGGTGGATACTGTTAGTCCGAAAAGCTATATAGATCGGATGTGGGGACTTGTATATACGAGGAAGAGGAAAAGGGTGGACTTGAAAAGGCATGATTCTGTGAGAGGAAAAGTGTTAACAGATGTTAGGAGGTATGGCAAGCAATTTATAAGGAAGAAAAAACATAGATCAGCTTATGCTAAGGATTCGGATAAATCTGAAGATGGCCAATTTTCAAGTGACATTGTTATTGTAAATACATCATATGGAAGCGGTTATTGGGTTTCCTGCCTTTTGAATTGcattttaatgtatttgaggAGGTCAACTGTTAGTTTGCAGCAAATCTTTGGATTCATCAACTCAAAACCTCTGAGGGACGTTTGGTCATTGCAAGGAATCCTCCTCCTCAAGGTAAGTCAGTCATATTTTGTTACTATTGGGCCTcatcctttatttttttcccagtctctttttgtttatttgatgtCTTAATCTTGGGGAGTTTGTAGCTGATCTTGTTGTTTTTCCTGTTTCTGGAACTTAGGATCAGACTCCCAAGAAAATCAAAACTGGAGCTTGTGTTATCTCTGGCGTCAGGTGTTCTGTTCCTGTTTTTACGTTGGACTTTTCTACAGTCCCGTGTTTCTTTTTATACCTGCACTCAAGCTTGCTTCTCAGATTTGTTCCCATGTCATATGCATTAGTCATGCAACCTACAGTTGCCATTGATGAAGTTATGGTGACTAATGACATGGAGATTGTATCTCGCCTCACCCCTGTAACTCAGTCTGAATTGGATGTGAATACTCAGTCTGGATATGATGTAGTTGCACCTGGAGCATATGATTCTAAAAAGATTGAAGTGGTTAACACAACTGTTGGTCTTCCTAAATCAACTGCCCGGCACTTGCAGCCAAGGAACAGTCGTAATATCCAGAAGAGGAGAAGCTCATTGAGGTCAATGAGAGGCAGACATTCTTCCTTTGGCACACAGAATGCCAGTGGTGTTTTGACTTCCGACAGGTTAAGGTTCAGACGTGATGGCCTCCGATTTTCCTCTCGGACACCTCATTATGAGCTTAGAAGTTCACGGCAGAAAACTTCCATGCCAAGCGTCAAAGAACTAAAATCTGCTTTGGTGGGATTGACACAGAATATAGAGACAGTGAGTTGTTCGGCAAACATATTGGTTATTGAACCAGACAAGTGTTACAGAGAAGAAGGCGCCGTCATTGGTATGGAACTTTCTGCTGCAAAACAATGGATTCTAGCAGTGAAGATAGGTGGTGTAAGGAGATTTAATCTTACTACTGAAAAAGTTATGAGGCCATGTAGTTCCAACCGTGTAACTCATGACTTAATATGGGTTGGGGATAGTGGTTGGAAGTTAGAGTTTCCAGATAGGCAAGACTGGTTGATTTTCAAGGAACTTTACAAAGGATGTTCTGATCGCAATGTACAGCCCCCTGCGGTGAGCATCATTCCTGTTCCTGGTGTAAGTGAAGTATCAGGCTATGCAGAGAGAAATCCTCCCGACTTTGCCCGGCCAGTTTCATACATCACTGTTAAAGATGATGAACTAGCAAGGGCATTAGCAAGGAGTACAGCTAACTATGACATGGATGGTGATGATGAAGAATGGCTGAGAAACTTTAATGATCAGCCTAGTCTGGAAAATGATCACCTTTCAACTGACAGCTTCGAGTTGCTGATTGATCATTTTGAGAAAGGCTTCTATTGTAATCCAGATGATTACTCTGATGAGAAAGCTGCTGTTAGTAGTTGCCcgaataaggaaaagaaagagaTTGTAGAGGCTGTGTATAGTTACTGGTCGAAAAAGAGGAAGCAAAACCGGTCTTCCCTGATAAAAATTTTCCAGGTAAAAGTGATATGCTTCAATAGA contains these protein-coding regions:
- the LOC107025900 gene encoding uncharacterized protein LOC107025900 produces the protein MFKFSCFPAHIHSHRQKKTVQLSAEAMHKRLEDCSQNHTMKDFAYLSTTSASCAADGDALENYADHASDSSRLEHDYKSEELKSKSNTECEVIHNNAHMRKSLSLGSSIHLDGRVASGNNSEHESGRYSCYESDDQCGSTTADDGKEFNLVGLFHKAGPSDSVQIGDAKESEKEGQENYEVQLSSANESGDCSPRTSPCIVKSSSLPNIHSPGRQFILNCHRSRSAEDLNILDARRKEHFVDEVANKVMKHEKEDSLHNNGKGYDETPPDENFDTDNYVGSAKDWILPGMDEVNMKRHVNGESTFFRWNELTGNDFKTKRIEEWVTDLQHCGRFEETDDFSVPENGPEVQKGKAFLDASPVAKLDGQVIPGAESIKKYISSLSANATSAQMINHGLVVIPFISAFVSLRALNLSGNSIVRITAGALPRGLHILNLSRNSIAVIEGLRELTRLRVLDLSYNRLVRIGHGLASCSSLKELYLAGNKISEVEGLHRLLKLNVLDLRFNKISTAKCLGQLAANYGSLQAISLEGNPAQKNVGDEQLKKNLQGLLPNLIYFNRKPVKVKDTADRSARLAVGAHQLDRGLKPVKAMRKASHGVVTHKASSSSTHGRKSQKVTSTKPSKSRPTARLPPIGTKTTTRPQVYDFSSKLLSFSPDLSMRRTRSEGTLGVI
- the LOC107026333 gene encoding uncharacterized protein LOC107026333 codes for the protein MPSVGGMRRTTRIFGTRVLRSGRRLSTSFEAKRAKHGDEWIGLLDNVGGGGGAAADATRCKKKGWLKKEVALNLEADEMNIDADSKSMDEQETLEAPVVDTVSPKSYIDRMWGLVYTRKRKRVDLKRHDSVRGKVLTDVRRYGKQFIRKKKHRSAYAKDSDKSEDGQFSSDIVIVNTSYGSGYWVSCLLNCILMYLRRSTVSLQQIFGFINSKPLRDVWSLQGILLLKDQTPKKIKTGACVISGVRCSVPVFTLDFSTVPCFFLYLHSSLLLRFVPMSYALVMQPTVAIDEVMVTNDMEIVSRLTPVTQSELDVNTQSGYDVVAPGAYDSKKIEVVNTTVGLPKSTARHLQPRNSRNIQKRRSSLRSMRGRHSSFGTQNASGVLTSDRLRFRRDGLRFSSRTPHYELRSSRQKTSMPSVKELKSALVGLTQNIETVSCSANILVIEPDKCYREEGAVIGMELSAAKQWILAVKIGGVRRFNLTTEKVMRPCSSNRVTHDLIWVGDSGWKLEFPDRQDWLIFKELYKGCSDRNVQPPAVSIIPVPGVSEVSGYAERNPPDFARPVSYITVKDDELARALARSTANYDMDGDDEEWLRNFNDQPSLENDHLSTDSFELLIDHFEKGFYCNPDDYSDEKAAVSSCPNKEKKEIVEAVYSYWSKKRKQNRSSLIKIFQCYQPRRTQVIPKSIFRKKRSFKRQGSKAGRGKHRPFLPAVVAEEDAVQQQNAVLKVNEAKAAANKSEDLAVRMRQKAQQLMENADLATYKAMMALRIAEAAKIAKSKEAVAPIFLG